A region from the Falco rusticolus isolate bFalRus1 chromosome 4, bFalRus1.pri, whole genome shotgun sequence genome encodes:
- the ANKIB1 gene encoding ankyrin repeat and IBR domain-containing protein 1 isoform X2: MGNTTTKFRKALINGDENLACQIYESNPQLKETLDPNTSYGETYQHNTPLHYAARHGMNRILGTFLFVRDGNPNKRNVHNETSMHLLCMGPQIMISEGALHPRLTRPSEDDCRRADCLQMILKWKGAKLDEGQYERAAIDAVDNKKNTPLHYAAASGMKTCVELLVKHGGDLFAENENKDTPCDCAEKQHHKELALNLESRMVFSRDPEAESIEAEYAALDKKEPYEGLRLQDLRRLKDMLIVESADMLQAPLFTAEALLRAHDWDREKLLEAWMSNPENCCQRSGVQMPTPPPSGYNAWDTLPSPRTPRTTRSSVTSPDEISPSPGDIETAVCDICMCNISVFEEPVDMPCGHDFCRACWEAFLNLKIQEGEAHNIFCPAYDCFQLVPVDIIESVVSKEMDKRYLQFDIKAFVENNPAIKWCPIPGCERAVRLTRQGSNSAGSDTLSFPMLKAPAVDCGKGHLFCWECLGEAHEPCDCQTWKDWLQKISEMKPEELVGVSEAYEDAANCLWLLTNSKPCANCKSPIQKNEGCNHMQCAKCKYDFCWICLEEWKKHSSSTGGYYRCTRYEVIQHVEEQSKEMTVEAEKKHRRFQELDRFMHYYTRFKNHELSYQLEQRLLKTAKEKMEQLSRALSGTEGGCPDTTFIEDAVQELLKTRRILKCSYPYGFFLEPKSTKKEIFELMQTDLEMVTEDLAQKVNRPYLRTPRHKIIRAACLVQQKRQEFLASVARGVAPADSPEAPRRSFAGGTWDWEYLGFASPEYRRRHRQRRRGDMHSLLSNTPDPDDPSESTLDTQEGGSSRRHGTSMVSSASMGILHSSSLHDYTPVSRSENQDSLQALSSLDEDDPNILLAIQLSLQESGLAIDEETRDFLNNEASLGAIGTSLPTRLDSAPISIDNPRGALSSSELLELGDSLMRLGAGNDPFAADRLHSHPCSDTRSGLYSTSSDADSSSQDPNTNENLLGNIMAWFHDMNPQSIALIPSTSTETDEESQQPSTEDGSAGQPNLIDRGLEPQEEHALFEDALKNEGRGTQTEESTSEENIIPGEMVSQSGDNHRGVTSTLDTSGDTSSQTPQTSSEWIEHVHLV; encoded by the exons aactttcctttttgttaGAGATGGTAACCCAAATAAACGGAATGTGCACAATGAGACATCTATGCACTTACTGTGTATGGGACCTCAGATCATGATCTCAGAAGGAGCTCTTCATCCTCGCCTGACACGACCCTCAGAAGATGACTGCAGAAGAGCAGATTGTCTGCAAATGATCCTGAAGTGGAAGGGAGCAAAGCTGGATGAAGGACAATATGAACGAGCAGCCATTGATGCTGttgacaacaaaaaaaatacacctttgCACTATGCTGCTGCCTCAGGGATGAAAACCTGTGTCGAG CTTCTAGTAAAACATGGTGGAGATTtgtttgcagaaaatgaaaataaagatacCCCATGTGACTGCGCAGAGAAACAACACCACAAAGAGCTGGCTCTTAACCTGGAATCTCGAATGGTATTTTCACGTGATCCCGAAGCTGAAAGCATTGAAGCTGAATATGCTGCTTTAGACAAAAAAGAG CCGTATGAGGGGCTAAGACTTCAGGACCTGCGAAGGCTTAAGGATATGCTGATCGTGGAATCTGCTGACATGCTCCAAGCCCCGCTCTTTACTGCAGAAGCTCTACTTCGAGCACATG ACTGGGACAGGGAGAAGTTACTTGAAGCATGGATGTCCAATCCGGAGAACTGCTGCCAACGTTCAGGGGTTCAGATGCCAACTCCACCTCCAAGTGGATACAACGCATGGGATACGCTCCCTTCTCCACGAACCCCACGCACCACTCGCTCTTCTGTAACTTCCCCTGATGAAATCAGCCCCTCGCCAGGAGACATTGAGACAGCTGTG TGTGACATTTGTATGtgtaatatttctgtgtttgaagaGCCAGTGGATATGCCTTGTGGACATGACTTCTGCAGAGCATGCTGGGAGGC ATTTTTGAATCTGAAAATTCAGGAGGGTGAAGCTCACAACATTTTTTGCCCAGCGTATGATTGTTTCCAGCTTGTGCCTGTAGACATCATAGAAAGTGTGGTTTCCAAGGAGATGGACAAAAGATACCTTCAATTTGACATCAAG gccTTTGTTGAAAATAATCCTGCTATTAAATGGTGTCCTATACCAGGCTGTGAAAGAGCAGTAAGGCTAACAAGGCAAGGATCAAATTCAGCAGGATCAGATACGCTTAGCTTCCCTATGCTAAAAGCCCCTGCTGTAGATTGTGGAAAAGGACATCTTTTCTGCTG GGAATGTCTTGGTGAAGCACATGAACCTTGTGACTGCCAAACCTGGAAGGACTGGCTgcagaaaatatctgaaatgaaaCCAGAAGAAC TTGTGGGAGTGAGTGAGGCATATGAAGATGCTGCCAACTGCCTGTGGTTGCTAACGAACTCCAAACCATGCGCCAACTGCAAATCTCCAATTCAGAAGAATGAGGGCTGCAACCACATGCAATGTGCAAAG TGCAAATATGACTTTTGCTGGATATGCTTAGAAGAATGGAAGAAGCACAGCTCTTCCACTGGTGGCTACTACAGATGCACTCGCTATGAGGTTATTCAGCATGTAGAGGAACAGTCCAAGGAGATGACAGTAGAG gctgaaaaGAAGCATAGAAGATTTCAAGAGCTTGATAGGTTTATGCACTATTACACAAGATTTAAGAACCATGAACTTAGCTACCAG ttaGAACAGCGCCTTCTAAAAACAGCCAAAGAAAAGATGGAGCAGTTGAGCAGAGCTCTCAGTGGAA CTGAGGGAGGCTGTCCTGATACCACATTCATTGAAGATGCAGTGCAAGAGCTTCTAAAAACTCGCCGCATTCTTAAGTGTTCTTATCCATATGGATTCTTTTTGGAGCCTAAAAGcacaaagaaggaaatatttgaaCTTATGCAG ACAGACCTAGAAATGGTCACTGAAGACCTTGCACAGAAAGTGAACAGGCCTTACCTTCGGACTCCTCGCCATAAAATCATCCGGGCAGCTTGTCTTGTGCAGCAGAAGCGGCAGGAGTTCCTGGCCTCTGTGGCCCGTGGCGTGGCTCCCGCCGACTCGCCAGAAGCACCCAGGCGCAG CTTTGCTGGTGGAACATGGGATTGGGAGTATTTAGGATTTGCATCCCCTGAG TATCGGAGGAGGCACAGACAGCGCCGACGTGGAGACATGCACAGTCTGCTGAGTAATACTCCGGATCCTGATGACCCCAGTGAGAGTACATTAG ACACTCAGGAAGGTGGCAGTAGTAGAAGACATGGCACATCCATGGTGAGTTCAGCTTCTATGGGTATTCTGCACAGCTCTTCACTTCATGACTATACCCCTGTCAGTCGCTCTGAAAACCAGGATTCTCTTCAG GCTCTGAGTTCTTTGGATGAAGATGACCCAAACATCCTGCTAGCCATTCAGTTATCATTACAGGAATCTGGCTTGGCCATAGATGAAGAAACTAGAGACTTTCTAAATAATGAGGCATCTTTAGGAGCAATAGGTACCTCTTTACCTACAAGATTGGACTCTGCTCCCATAAGTATAGATAATCCCAGAGGCGCGTtgagcagctctgagctgtTAGAACTTGGTGACAGCCTGATGAGACTAGGTGCAGGCAATGATCCCTTTGCAGCTGATCGTCTTCATTCACACCCCTGCAGTGATACAAGAAGTGGATTATATTCAACATCTAGTGATGCTGATTCCAGCAGTCAAGATCCCAATACCAATGAAAATCTCCTTGGAAATATTATGGCCTGGTTTCATGACATGAACCCACAGAGTATTGCTCTGATCCCCTCAACAAGTACAGAAACAGATGAGGAGTCACAGCAACCCAGTACTGAAGATGGGTCAGCAGGGCAACCAAACCTTATAGACAGAGGGCTGGAGCCTCAGGAAGAGCATGCACTGTTTGAGGATGCACTCAAAAACGAAGGCAGAGGAACGCAAACAGAGGAAAgcacttctgaagaaaacattattcCAGGTGAAATGGTATCACAAAGTGGTGATAACCACAGGGGAGTAACAAGCACCCTAGATACTTCAGGAGATACTTCAAGTCAGACTCCTCAAACCTCAAGTGAATGGATTGAACATGTGCATCTGGTAtga
- the ANKIB1 gene encoding ankyrin repeat and IBR domain-containing protein 1 isoform X1 encodes MGNTTTKFRKALINGDENLACQIYESNPQLKETLDPNTSYGETYQHNTPLHYAARHGMNRILGTFLFVRDGNPNKRNVHNETSMHLLCMGPQIMISEGALHPRLTRPSEDDCRRADCLQMILKWKGAKLDEGQYERAAIDAVDNKKNTPLHYAAASGMKTCVELLVKHGGDLFAENENKDTPCDCAEKQHHKELALNLESRMVFSRDPEAESIEAEYAALDKKEPYEGLRLQDLRRLKDMLIVESADMLQAPLFTAEALLRAHDWDREKLLEAWMSNPENCCQRSGVQMPTPPPSGYNAWDTLPSPRTPRTTRSSVTSPDEISPSPGDIETAVCDICMCNISVFEEPVDMPCGHDFCRACWEAFLNLKIQEGEAHNIFCPAYDCFQLVPVDIIESVVSKEMDKRYLQFDIKAFVENNPAIKWCPIPGCERAVRLTRQGSNSAGSDTLSFPMLKAPAVDCGKGHLFCWECLGEAHEPCDCQTWKDWLQKISEMKPEELVGVSEAYEDAANCLWLLTNSKPCANCKSPIQKNEGCNHMQCAKCKYDFCWICLEEWKKHSSSTGGYYRCTRYEVIQHVEEQSKEMTVEAEKKHRRFQELDRFMHYYTRFKNHELSYQLEQRLLKTAKEKMEQLSRALSGTEGGCPDTTFIEDAVQELLKTRRILKCSYPYGFFLEPKSTKKEIFELMQTDLEMVTEDLAQKVNRPYLRTPRHKIIRAACLVQQKRQEFLASVARGVAPADSPEAPRRSFAGGTWDWEYLGFASPEEYAEFQYRRRHRQRRRGDMHSLLSNTPDPDDPSESTLDTQEGGSSRRHGTSMVSSASMGILHSSSLHDYTPVSRSENQDSLQALSSLDEDDPNILLAIQLSLQESGLAIDEETRDFLNNEASLGAIGTSLPTRLDSAPISIDNPRGALSSSELLELGDSLMRLGAGNDPFAADRLHSHPCSDTRSGLYSTSSDADSSSQDPNTNENLLGNIMAWFHDMNPQSIALIPSTSTETDEESQQPSTEDGSAGQPNLIDRGLEPQEEHALFEDALKNEGRGTQTEESTSEENIIPGEMVSQSGDNHRGVTSTLDTSGDTSSQTPQTSSEWIEHVHLV; translated from the exons aactttcctttttgttaGAGATGGTAACCCAAATAAACGGAATGTGCACAATGAGACATCTATGCACTTACTGTGTATGGGACCTCAGATCATGATCTCAGAAGGAGCTCTTCATCCTCGCCTGACACGACCCTCAGAAGATGACTGCAGAAGAGCAGATTGTCTGCAAATGATCCTGAAGTGGAAGGGAGCAAAGCTGGATGAAGGACAATATGAACGAGCAGCCATTGATGCTGttgacaacaaaaaaaatacacctttgCACTATGCTGCTGCCTCAGGGATGAAAACCTGTGTCGAG CTTCTAGTAAAACATGGTGGAGATTtgtttgcagaaaatgaaaataaagatacCCCATGTGACTGCGCAGAGAAACAACACCACAAAGAGCTGGCTCTTAACCTGGAATCTCGAATGGTATTTTCACGTGATCCCGAAGCTGAAAGCATTGAAGCTGAATATGCTGCTTTAGACAAAAAAGAG CCGTATGAGGGGCTAAGACTTCAGGACCTGCGAAGGCTTAAGGATATGCTGATCGTGGAATCTGCTGACATGCTCCAAGCCCCGCTCTTTACTGCAGAAGCTCTACTTCGAGCACATG ACTGGGACAGGGAGAAGTTACTTGAAGCATGGATGTCCAATCCGGAGAACTGCTGCCAACGTTCAGGGGTTCAGATGCCAACTCCACCTCCAAGTGGATACAACGCATGGGATACGCTCCCTTCTCCACGAACCCCACGCACCACTCGCTCTTCTGTAACTTCCCCTGATGAAATCAGCCCCTCGCCAGGAGACATTGAGACAGCTGTG TGTGACATTTGTATGtgtaatatttctgtgtttgaagaGCCAGTGGATATGCCTTGTGGACATGACTTCTGCAGAGCATGCTGGGAGGC ATTTTTGAATCTGAAAATTCAGGAGGGTGAAGCTCACAACATTTTTTGCCCAGCGTATGATTGTTTCCAGCTTGTGCCTGTAGACATCATAGAAAGTGTGGTTTCCAAGGAGATGGACAAAAGATACCTTCAATTTGACATCAAG gccTTTGTTGAAAATAATCCTGCTATTAAATGGTGTCCTATACCAGGCTGTGAAAGAGCAGTAAGGCTAACAAGGCAAGGATCAAATTCAGCAGGATCAGATACGCTTAGCTTCCCTATGCTAAAAGCCCCTGCTGTAGATTGTGGAAAAGGACATCTTTTCTGCTG GGAATGTCTTGGTGAAGCACATGAACCTTGTGACTGCCAAACCTGGAAGGACTGGCTgcagaaaatatctgaaatgaaaCCAGAAGAAC TTGTGGGAGTGAGTGAGGCATATGAAGATGCTGCCAACTGCCTGTGGTTGCTAACGAACTCCAAACCATGCGCCAACTGCAAATCTCCAATTCAGAAGAATGAGGGCTGCAACCACATGCAATGTGCAAAG TGCAAATATGACTTTTGCTGGATATGCTTAGAAGAATGGAAGAAGCACAGCTCTTCCACTGGTGGCTACTACAGATGCACTCGCTATGAGGTTATTCAGCATGTAGAGGAACAGTCCAAGGAGATGACAGTAGAG gctgaaaaGAAGCATAGAAGATTTCAAGAGCTTGATAGGTTTATGCACTATTACACAAGATTTAAGAACCATGAACTTAGCTACCAG ttaGAACAGCGCCTTCTAAAAACAGCCAAAGAAAAGATGGAGCAGTTGAGCAGAGCTCTCAGTGGAA CTGAGGGAGGCTGTCCTGATACCACATTCATTGAAGATGCAGTGCAAGAGCTTCTAAAAACTCGCCGCATTCTTAAGTGTTCTTATCCATATGGATTCTTTTTGGAGCCTAAAAGcacaaagaaggaaatatttgaaCTTATGCAG ACAGACCTAGAAATGGTCACTGAAGACCTTGCACAGAAAGTGAACAGGCCTTACCTTCGGACTCCTCGCCATAAAATCATCCGGGCAGCTTGTCTTGTGCAGCAGAAGCGGCAGGAGTTCCTGGCCTCTGTGGCCCGTGGCGTGGCTCCCGCCGACTCGCCAGAAGCACCCAGGCGCAG CTTTGCTGGTGGAACATGGGATTGGGAGTATTTAGGATTTGCATCCCCTGAG GAATATGCTGAATTTCAGTATCGGAGGAGGCACAGACAGCGCCGACGTGGAGACATGCACAGTCTGCTGAGTAATACTCCGGATCCTGATGACCCCAGTGAGAGTACATTAG ACACTCAGGAAGGTGGCAGTAGTAGAAGACATGGCACATCCATGGTGAGTTCAGCTTCTATGGGTATTCTGCACAGCTCTTCACTTCATGACTATACCCCTGTCAGTCGCTCTGAAAACCAGGATTCTCTTCAG GCTCTGAGTTCTTTGGATGAAGATGACCCAAACATCCTGCTAGCCATTCAGTTATCATTACAGGAATCTGGCTTGGCCATAGATGAAGAAACTAGAGACTTTCTAAATAATGAGGCATCTTTAGGAGCAATAGGTACCTCTTTACCTACAAGATTGGACTCTGCTCCCATAAGTATAGATAATCCCAGAGGCGCGTtgagcagctctgagctgtTAGAACTTGGTGACAGCCTGATGAGACTAGGTGCAGGCAATGATCCCTTTGCAGCTGATCGTCTTCATTCACACCCCTGCAGTGATACAAGAAGTGGATTATATTCAACATCTAGTGATGCTGATTCCAGCAGTCAAGATCCCAATACCAATGAAAATCTCCTTGGAAATATTATGGCCTGGTTTCATGACATGAACCCACAGAGTATTGCTCTGATCCCCTCAACAAGTACAGAAACAGATGAGGAGTCACAGCAACCCAGTACTGAAGATGGGTCAGCAGGGCAACCAAACCTTATAGACAGAGGGCTGGAGCCTCAGGAAGAGCATGCACTGTTTGAGGATGCACTCAAAAACGAAGGCAGAGGAACGCAAACAGAGGAAAgcacttctgaagaaaacattattcCAGGTGAAATGGTATCACAAAGTGGTGATAACCACAGGGGAGTAACAAGCACCCTAGATACTTCAGGAGATACTTCAAGTCAGACTCCTCAAACCTCAAGTGAATGGATTGAACATGTGCATCTGGTAtga
- the ANKIB1 gene encoding ankyrin repeat and IBR domain-containing protein 1 isoform X3, translating to MGNTTTKFRKALINGDENLACQIYESNPQLKETLDPNTSYGETYQHNTPLHYAARHGMNRILGTFLFVRDGNPNKRNVHNETSMHLLCMGPQIMISEGALHPRLTRPSEDDCRRADCLQMILKWKGAKLDEGQYERAAIDAVDNKKNTPLHYAAASGMKTCVELLVKHGGDLFAENENKDTPCDCAEKQHHKELALNLESRMVFSRDPEAESIEAEYAALDKKEPYEGLRLQDLRRLKDMLIVESADMLQAPLFTAEALLRAHDWDREKLLEAWMSNPENCCQRSGVQMPTPPPSGYNAWDTLPSPRTPRTTRSSVTSPDEISPSPGDIETAVCDICMCNISVFEEPVDMPCGHDFCRACWEAFLNLKIQEGEAHNIFCPAYDCFQLVPVDIIESVVSKEMDKRYLQFDIKAFVENNPAIKWCPIPGCERAVRLTRQGSNSAGSDTLSFPMLKAPAVDCGKGHLFCWECLGEAHEPCDCQTWKDWLQKISEMKPEELVGVSEAYEDAANCLWLLTNSKPCANCKSPIQKNEGCNHMQCAKCKYDFCWICLEEWKKHSSSTGGYYRCTRYEVIQHVEEQSKEMTVEAEKKHRRFQELDRFMHYYTRFKNHELSYQLEQRLLKTAKEKMEQLSRALSGTEGGCPDTTFIEDAVQELLKTRRILKCSYPYGFFLEPKSTKKEIFELMQTDLEMVTEDLAQKVNRPYLRTPRHKIIRAACLVQQKRQEFLASVARGVAPADSPEAPRRSFAGGTWDWEYLGFASPEEYAEFQYRRRHRQRRRGDMHSLLSNTPDPDDPSESTLDTQEGGSSRRHGTSMALSSLDEDDPNILLAIQLSLQESGLAIDEETRDFLNNEASLGAIGTSLPTRLDSAPISIDNPRGALSSSELLELGDSLMRLGAGNDPFAADRLHSHPCSDTRSGLYSTSSDADSSSQDPNTNENLLGNIMAWFHDMNPQSIALIPSTSTETDEESQQPSTEDGSAGQPNLIDRGLEPQEEHALFEDALKNEGRGTQTEESTSEENIIPGEMVSQSGDNHRGVTSTLDTSGDTSSQTPQTSSEWIEHVHLV from the exons aactttcctttttgttaGAGATGGTAACCCAAATAAACGGAATGTGCACAATGAGACATCTATGCACTTACTGTGTATGGGACCTCAGATCATGATCTCAGAAGGAGCTCTTCATCCTCGCCTGACACGACCCTCAGAAGATGACTGCAGAAGAGCAGATTGTCTGCAAATGATCCTGAAGTGGAAGGGAGCAAAGCTGGATGAAGGACAATATGAACGAGCAGCCATTGATGCTGttgacaacaaaaaaaatacacctttgCACTATGCTGCTGCCTCAGGGATGAAAACCTGTGTCGAG CTTCTAGTAAAACATGGTGGAGATTtgtttgcagaaaatgaaaataaagatacCCCATGTGACTGCGCAGAGAAACAACACCACAAAGAGCTGGCTCTTAACCTGGAATCTCGAATGGTATTTTCACGTGATCCCGAAGCTGAAAGCATTGAAGCTGAATATGCTGCTTTAGACAAAAAAGAG CCGTATGAGGGGCTAAGACTTCAGGACCTGCGAAGGCTTAAGGATATGCTGATCGTGGAATCTGCTGACATGCTCCAAGCCCCGCTCTTTACTGCAGAAGCTCTACTTCGAGCACATG ACTGGGACAGGGAGAAGTTACTTGAAGCATGGATGTCCAATCCGGAGAACTGCTGCCAACGTTCAGGGGTTCAGATGCCAACTCCACCTCCAAGTGGATACAACGCATGGGATACGCTCCCTTCTCCACGAACCCCACGCACCACTCGCTCTTCTGTAACTTCCCCTGATGAAATCAGCCCCTCGCCAGGAGACATTGAGACAGCTGTG TGTGACATTTGTATGtgtaatatttctgtgtttgaagaGCCAGTGGATATGCCTTGTGGACATGACTTCTGCAGAGCATGCTGGGAGGC ATTTTTGAATCTGAAAATTCAGGAGGGTGAAGCTCACAACATTTTTTGCCCAGCGTATGATTGTTTCCAGCTTGTGCCTGTAGACATCATAGAAAGTGTGGTTTCCAAGGAGATGGACAAAAGATACCTTCAATTTGACATCAAG gccTTTGTTGAAAATAATCCTGCTATTAAATGGTGTCCTATACCAGGCTGTGAAAGAGCAGTAAGGCTAACAAGGCAAGGATCAAATTCAGCAGGATCAGATACGCTTAGCTTCCCTATGCTAAAAGCCCCTGCTGTAGATTGTGGAAAAGGACATCTTTTCTGCTG GGAATGTCTTGGTGAAGCACATGAACCTTGTGACTGCCAAACCTGGAAGGACTGGCTgcagaaaatatctgaaatgaaaCCAGAAGAAC TTGTGGGAGTGAGTGAGGCATATGAAGATGCTGCCAACTGCCTGTGGTTGCTAACGAACTCCAAACCATGCGCCAACTGCAAATCTCCAATTCAGAAGAATGAGGGCTGCAACCACATGCAATGTGCAAAG TGCAAATATGACTTTTGCTGGATATGCTTAGAAGAATGGAAGAAGCACAGCTCTTCCACTGGTGGCTACTACAGATGCACTCGCTATGAGGTTATTCAGCATGTAGAGGAACAGTCCAAGGAGATGACAGTAGAG gctgaaaaGAAGCATAGAAGATTTCAAGAGCTTGATAGGTTTATGCACTATTACACAAGATTTAAGAACCATGAACTTAGCTACCAG ttaGAACAGCGCCTTCTAAAAACAGCCAAAGAAAAGATGGAGCAGTTGAGCAGAGCTCTCAGTGGAA CTGAGGGAGGCTGTCCTGATACCACATTCATTGAAGATGCAGTGCAAGAGCTTCTAAAAACTCGCCGCATTCTTAAGTGTTCTTATCCATATGGATTCTTTTTGGAGCCTAAAAGcacaaagaaggaaatatttgaaCTTATGCAG ACAGACCTAGAAATGGTCACTGAAGACCTTGCACAGAAAGTGAACAGGCCTTACCTTCGGACTCCTCGCCATAAAATCATCCGGGCAGCTTGTCTTGTGCAGCAGAAGCGGCAGGAGTTCCTGGCCTCTGTGGCCCGTGGCGTGGCTCCCGCCGACTCGCCAGAAGCACCCAGGCGCAG CTTTGCTGGTGGAACATGGGATTGGGAGTATTTAGGATTTGCATCCCCTGAG GAATATGCTGAATTTCAGTATCGGAGGAGGCACAGACAGCGCCGACGTGGAGACATGCACAGTCTGCTGAGTAATACTCCGGATCCTGATGACCCCAGTGAGAGTACATTAG ACACTCAGGAAGGTGGCAGTAGTAGAAGACATGGCACATCCATG GCTCTGAGTTCTTTGGATGAAGATGACCCAAACATCCTGCTAGCCATTCAGTTATCATTACAGGAATCTGGCTTGGCCATAGATGAAGAAACTAGAGACTTTCTAAATAATGAGGCATCTTTAGGAGCAATAGGTACCTCTTTACCTACAAGATTGGACTCTGCTCCCATAAGTATAGATAATCCCAGAGGCGCGTtgagcagctctgagctgtTAGAACTTGGTGACAGCCTGATGAGACTAGGTGCAGGCAATGATCCCTTTGCAGCTGATCGTCTTCATTCACACCCCTGCAGTGATACAAGAAGTGGATTATATTCAACATCTAGTGATGCTGATTCCAGCAGTCAAGATCCCAATACCAATGAAAATCTCCTTGGAAATATTATGGCCTGGTTTCATGACATGAACCCACAGAGTATTGCTCTGATCCCCTCAACAAGTACAGAAACAGATGAGGAGTCACAGCAACCCAGTACTGAAGATGGGTCAGCAGGGCAACCAAACCTTATAGACAGAGGGCTGGAGCCTCAGGAAGAGCATGCACTGTTTGAGGATGCACTCAAAAACGAAGGCAGAGGAACGCAAACAGAGGAAAgcacttctgaagaaaacattattcCAGGTGAAATGGTATCACAAAGTGGTGATAACCACAGGGGAGTAACAAGCACCCTAGATACTTCAGGAGATACTTCAAGTCAGACTCCTCAAACCTCAAGTGAATGGATTGAACATGTGCATCTGGTAtga